The following proteins come from a genomic window of Gottfriedia acidiceleris:
- a CDS encoding UPF0223 family protein: MDYQYPISYDWTTDETIEVIKFYTSVEKAYEKGIDREVLMATYKQFKSIVPSIAEEKKLCNELEEISGYSAYRVMQKAKNGAPGDKIKM; encoded by the coding sequence ATGGATTACCAATACCCAATTTCATATGATTGGACAACAGATGAGACAATTGAAGTAATAAAGTTCTACACATCAGTAGAAAAAGCATATGAAAAGGGAATAGATCGTGAAGTGTTAATGGCTACATACAAACAATTTAAATCAATTGTACCTAGTATTGCAGAAGAAAAAAAATTATGTAATGAGTTAGAGGAGATATCTGGCTATTCTGCATATAGAGTCATGCAAAAAGCTAAAAATGGTGCTCCTGGTGATAAAATTAAAATGTAG
- a CDS encoding DUF5325 family protein, with protein MSSIKFRLFCVATLSVIFLILVGIMLAELSTIGAIISLIISISLVGYGFSLRAKLKREGKL; from the coding sequence ATGTCTAGCATAAAATTTAGACTTTTCTGCGTTGCAACTTTATCCGTAATCTTCTTAATTCTAGTTGGAATTATGCTAGCGGAACTAAGTACTATTGGCGCTATCATTTCACTAATTATTTCAATATCATTAGTTGGTTATGGTTTTTCATTACGTGCTAAATTAAAAAGAGAAGGCAAGTTATAA
- a CDS encoding protein-glutamine gamma-glutamyltransferase yields the protein MNNKIVHASLKNSEDSNNKLYQEILSSLTNSKKSHIYKSDRELSFDLTIRTYILQASKDLLTSGIQFRVFRRAYCNPMFWIRTPMGGFRLRPGIRTSMGIYDIFRNGQFYATECATAIIMVFYKALLDLLGYEIFDQLFDNGIYLYTWNYDPKLAILTAEVDRPAPGDVVYIKNPEVDPMTPEWQGENTVSMGSNYYYGHGIGIRSLPEIIFHLNMHRYPFAMISAFLTNLNTRIDSNEMAQYLKDNSKLIPVTTREASSDVITARIGDQTQIA from the coding sequence GTGAATAATAAAATTGTTCATGCTTCATTAAAAAATAGCGAAGATTCAAATAATAAACTTTATCAAGAAATATTGTCTAGTTTAACAAACAGTAAAAAGTCTCATATTTATAAATCTGACCGTGAACTATCTTTTGATTTGACAATTAGAACTTATATACTTCAAGCTTCTAAAGATTTATTAACAAGTGGCATTCAATTTAGGGTTTTTAGACGAGCATATTGTAATCCTATGTTTTGGATTCGCACACCAATGGGTGGATTTAGACTTAGGCCAGGCATAAGAACTTCCATGGGAATTTATGATATTTTTCGCAACGGACAATTTTACGCAACTGAATGTGCAACTGCAATCATTATGGTATTTTATAAAGCACTGCTAGATCTGTTGGGGTATGAAATTTTTGATCAACTATTCGATAATGGCATCTACTTATACACTTGGAATTACGACCCTAAATTAGCTATTCTAACGGCTGAAGTTGATCGTCCAGCCCCTGGTGACGTTGTTTATATAAAAAATCCTGAAGTTGACCCAATGACGCCAGAATGGCAAGGAGAAAACACTGTTTCTATGGGAAGTAACTACTATTATGGTCATGGTATCGGAATACGTTCATTACCAGAAATTATTTTCCATTTAAATATGCATAGATATCCTTTTGCGATGATTTCTGCCTTTTTAACAAATTTGAATACTAGAATTGACTCGAACGAAATGGCTCAATATTTAAAGGATAATTCAAAATTAATACCTGTTACAACGAGAGAAGCTTCATCCGACGTTATAACTGCAAGAATTGGAGATCAAACTCAAATTGCATAA
- a CDS encoding pyridoxamine 5'-phosphate oxidase family protein, producing MVNSIEKTLSPSLLEDCNKEKIVFLSTFNSEKNAPVTNAISWLVALDDKTIRFAVDQRSAIISNIEEVEGVSLSLFSNETVYSISGNAKILMKQMPGIPLKLACIEVDVNEVKNILFYGSKITVEPEYAKTYDERAAKKLDVAVLSGLRSPEL from the coding sequence ATGGTAAACAGTATTGAGAAAACATTATCACCAAGCTTATTAGAAGATTGTAATAAAGAAAAGATTGTTTTTTTAAGTACATTTAACTCCGAAAAAAATGCACCAGTTACGAATGCAATTTCTTGGCTTGTTGCTTTAGATGATAAGACGATTCGTTTTGCAGTAGATCAAAGATCAGCAATTATATCGAATATCGAAGAGGTTGAAGGCGTATCATTAAGTTTATTCTCAAATGAAACAGTTTATAGTATCTCAGGAAATGCAAAAATTTTAATGAAGCAAATGCCTGGGATTCCATTAAAATTAGCGTGTATAGAAGTAGATGTTAATGAAGTAAAAAATATATTGTTTTATGGGTCTAAAATAACAGTCGAACCAGAGTATGCAAAAACTTATGATGAGAGAGCTGCGAAAAAATTAGATGTAGCAGTTTTAAGTGGTCTTAGATCACCTGAGCTTTAA
- a CDS encoding YlaI family protein: MRVKCMICDKSESISDESPIAKKLRNRPIHTYTCSECYDRIKIKTEQRIATGNFRFLKPVKDNDEW; the protein is encoded by the coding sequence ATGAGAGTTAAATGCATGATTTGTGATAAAAGCGAATCTATTAGCGATGAATCACCTATTGCAAAAAAATTAAGAAATCGTCCTATCCATACATATACATGCTCTGAATGTTACGATCGAATTAAAATAAAAACAGAACAAAGAATTGCAACAGGAAATTTCCGTTTCTTAAAACCGGTAAAGGACAATGACGAGTGGTAA
- a CDS encoding YktB family protein — protein MTQTFFKESDFEIFTTDSTLETRMSAIQNEIQPKFKEIEEEILPFLNVQTDQNFFGHIAKHARRTVNAPKDTWIAFATNNRGYKMLPHFQFGLWGTHLFVYFGIIYESPNKQSIAINFEKNKNKLYKMIPKDFVVSYDHMKPDVIQKSKMSKDEFNKGIQRFHDVKKAEYLCGITIAKDEAITLTKEELIQRIIETYNTLIPLYKISIN, from the coding sequence ATGACTCAAACTTTTTTTAAAGAAAGTGATTTTGAAATATTTACAACTGACTCAACATTAGAAACTAGAATGAGTGCTATACAAAATGAAATTCAACCAAAATTTAAAGAAATTGAAGAAGAAATATTACCTTTTTTAAATGTACAAACTGATCAAAACTTTTTTGGCCATATTGCTAAGCATGCTCGACGAACTGTGAATGCTCCAAAAGATACTTGGATTGCTTTTGCAACAAATAATCGTGGATACAAGATGCTTCCTCATTTCCAATTTGGACTGTGGGGTACTCACCTGTTTGTTTACTTTGGAATTATTTACGAAAGTCCAAATAAGCAATCGATTGCCATAAATTTTGAAAAGAATAAAAATAAACTTTACAAAATGATTCCAAAAGATTTTGTTGTATCTTACGACCATATGAAGCCTGATGTGATACAAAAAAGTAAAATGAGTAAAGATGAATTCAATAAAGGTATTCAAAGATTTCATGATGTAAAAAAAGCAGAATACCTATGTGGAATTACAATTGCAAAAGATGAAGCAATTACACTTACAAAGGAAGAACTAATCCAACGTATTATAGAAACATATAATACTTTAATTCCTTTATACAAGATAAGTATAAACTGA
- a CDS encoding GapA-binding peptide SR1P — translation MGTFVCKCCEKTVGHFEDEKVTTLYVKNCEDCEPTDNEVC, via the coding sequence ATGGGAACGTTCGTATGTAAATGTTGTGAAAAAACGGTAGGTCATTTCGAGGATGAAAAAGTAACAACTCTTTACGTTAAAAACTGTGAAGATTGTGAACCTACTGATAATGAAGTTTGCTAA
- the typA gene encoding translational GTPase TypA, giving the protein MLKKREDLRNIAIIAHVDHGKTTLVDELLKQSGTFRSNENVNERAMDSNDIERERGITILAKNTAIQYEGKRINIMDTPGHADFGGEVERIMKMVDGVLLVVDAYEGCMPQTRFVLKKALEQHLTPIVVVNKIDRDFARPDEVVDEVIDLFIELGADEDQLEFPVVFASAINGTSSLESDPAKQEPNMNALFDTIIEHIPSPIDNSEEPLQFQVTLLDYNDYVGRIGIGRIFRGTMQVGQSVALMKLDGSVKQFRITKMFGFIGLKRIEIQEAKAGDLVAVSGMEDINVGETVCPAEHQEALPILRIDEPTLQMTFLVNNSPFAGREGKFVTSRKIEERLLQELQTDVSLRVENTDSPDVWIVSGRGELHLSILIENMRREGYELQVSKPEVIIREIDGVRCEPVEHVQIDVPEEYTGSIMESMGARKGEMRDMVNNGNGQVRLTFMVPARGLIGYTTEFLTLTRGYGIINHSFDSYQPAIQGQVGGRRQGVLVSMETGKASTYGIMGLEDRGVIFLEPGTDVYDGMIVGEHNRDNDLSVNVVKVKHATNIRSANKDQTTTMKKPRIMTLEESLEYLNDDEYCEVTPTSIRLRKKLLDKNERERAAKKKKFAEQD; this is encoded by the coding sequence ATTTTGAAAAAAAGAGAAGATTTACGCAATATAGCAATTATTGCGCACGTTGACCATGGGAAAACAACGTTAGTTGATGAGTTATTAAAACAATCAGGTACATTCCGTTCAAACGAAAACGTTAATGAACGTGCAATGGACTCTAATGATATAGAACGTGAACGTGGAATTACAATTTTAGCTAAAAATACAGCAATCCAATATGAAGGTAAACGTATTAACATCATGGATACTCCTGGACACGCCGATTTTGGTGGGGAAGTAGAACGTATCATGAAAATGGTTGATGGTGTTCTTTTAGTGGTAGATGCTTATGAAGGATGTATGCCACAAACTCGTTTCGTATTGAAAAAAGCTTTAGAACAACATTTAACACCAATCGTAGTAGTAAATAAAATCGACCGTGACTTTGCACGTCCTGATGAAGTAGTTGACGAAGTAATCGATTTATTTATCGAATTAGGTGCAGATGAAGATCAATTAGAATTCCCAGTTGTATTCGCATCAGCAATCAACGGAACTTCTAGCTTAGAATCTGATCCTGCTAAACAAGAACCAAATATGAATGCTTTATTCGATACAATTATTGAGCACATTCCATCTCCAATCGATAATAGTGAAGAGCCTTTACAATTCCAAGTTACATTATTAGACTATAATGATTATGTTGGACGTATCGGTATTGGACGTATTTTCCGTGGAACAATGCAAGTTGGTCAATCAGTTGCTTTAATGAAACTTGATGGATCTGTTAAACAATTCCGAATTACAAAAATGTTTGGATTCATTGGATTAAAACGTATTGAAATCCAAGAAGCAAAAGCTGGAGACTTAGTAGCAGTATCTGGTATGGAAGATATCAACGTAGGTGAAACAGTATGTCCTGCTGAACACCAAGAAGCTCTTCCAATTTTACGTATTGATGAGCCAACTCTTCAAATGACATTCTTAGTAAATAACTCACCATTTGCTGGTCGTGAAGGTAAATTTGTAACTTCTCGTAAAATCGAAGAAAGATTATTACAAGAACTACAAACAGACGTAAGTTTACGTGTAGAAAATACAGATTCTCCTGACGTTTGGATTGTAAGTGGACGTGGAGAACTTCACTTATCAATTTTAATTGAAAATATGCGTCGTGAAGGTTATGAGCTTCAAGTTTCTAAACCTGAAGTTATCATTCGTGAGATTGACGGTGTAAGATGTGAGCCGGTTGAGCATGTGCAAATTGACGTTCCTGAAGAATATACTGGTTCAATCATGGAATCAATGGGTGCTCGTAAAGGTGAAATGAGAGATATGGTAAATAATGGTAACGGCCAAGTTCGTTTAACATTTATGGTACCAGCTCGTGGTTTAATTGGTTATACTACAGAGTTCTTAACTTTAACTCGTGGTTATGGAATTATTAACCATTCATTCGATAGCTACCAACCAGCTATTCAAGGTCAAGTTGGTGGACGTCGTCAAGGTGTATTAGTATCAATGGAAACTGGTAAAGCTTCAACATACGGAATTATGGGTCTAGAAGACCGTGGTGTAATTTTCCTTGAACCAGGAACAGATGTATACGATGGTATGATTGTTGGTGAACACAACCGTGATAATGATTTATCAGTAAACGTTGTTAAAGTTAAACACGCTACTAACATCCGTTCAGCTAATAAAGACCAAACTACAACAATGAAAAAACCACGTATTATGACGCTTGAAGAATCTTTAGAATACTTAAATGATGATGAGTACTGTGAAGTTACGCCAACATCAATTCGTTTACGTAAAAAGCTTCTTGATAAAAATGAGCGTGAGCGTGCAGCGAAAAAGAAAAAATTCGCTGAACAAGACTAA
- a CDS encoding peptidyl-prolyl cis-trans isomerase, with amino-acid sequence MSDVFQLTGNVEFPLTIDPSVWIFDERKVKLDRLLAGDLKKVDELEQYTKSVSKHWDREIVEGAKVDNSPLYATQKKEWLNESYAMPFSYFIDNSNPKNRDSEVTIETEGELIKLSFETVYESYLAFSYNGKRILDDGPVHLYFADGTNKETPITSIRKIIL; translated from the coding sequence ATGAGTGATGTTTTTCAATTAACAGGCAATGTGGAGTTTCCGTTAACAATTGATCCAAGTGTATGGATTTTTGATGAAAGAAAGGTTAAGTTAGATCGTTTGTTAGCTGGTGATTTGAAAAAGGTTGATGAGCTTGAACAATATACGAAAAGTGTTTCAAAGCATTGGGATCGTGAAATTGTTGAAGGTGCGAAGGTTGATAATAGCCCTTTATACGCTACTCAAAAAAAAGAATGGCTTAATGAATCGTATGCAATGCCATTTTCTTATTTTATAGACAATAGTAATCCGAAAAATCGTGATTCAGAAGTTACGATCGAAACAGAAGGTGAATTAATAAAATTATCTTTTGAAACTGTATATGAAAGTTATTTAGCATTTTCATACAATGGCAAGAGAATCCTTGATGATGGGCCAGTACATTTATATTTTGCTGATGGCACAAATAAAGAAACACCAATTACTTCAATCAGGAAAATTATTTTATAG
- a CDS encoding FtsW/RodA/SpoVE family cell cycle protein: protein MLKKYLKNIDYMIFVPLLVLCLFGLIMVYSASSPLPSIRYQSEHWPSDYFFHKQLVAFEVGMFAFVFLMFLPATFFRKRIALILNVAVSIGLLIAVLLFGEVRNNAKSWVFGIQPAELIKLGSIVLLAGWYSKRQKRITKNWKMLFAPWSIVAIYIILLRLQPDTGTALLIIGTCAVVSFCSGFIVKRLILLFVGGIGLLYPLISICISLGIGLTDVQVNRFLAFRNPFDYAQGIGFQIVNSLIAFANGGLTGVGLGKSIQKLGYLPEPHTDFILAIIGEETGLIGVIVVILCIFIIVWRGLLIAHQSKDSFDSLLATGISAIIVIQSFVNIGGVTSLIPLTGVPLPFVSYGGTSLIVMLSMVGILMNISIRNKIHKETL, encoded by the coding sequence ATGTTAAAAAAATATTTGAAAAATATTGATTATATGATTTTTGTTCCATTATTAGTGTTATGTTTATTTGGATTAATTATGGTGTATAGTGCAAGCTCACCATTACCATCCATTCGTTATCAAAGTGAACATTGGCCAAGTGACTATTTCTTTCATAAGCAATTAGTTGCCTTTGAAGTAGGGATGTTTGCATTTGTTTTTTTAATGTTTTTACCTGCAACTTTCTTTAGAAAAAGAATTGCCTTGATATTAAATGTAGCGGTAAGTATAGGATTACTTATTGCTGTTCTACTGTTTGGTGAAGTTAGAAATAATGCAAAAAGCTGGGTATTTGGTATTCAACCAGCCGAGTTAATCAAATTAGGATCAATTGTTCTTTTAGCAGGATGGTACTCCAAACGACAAAAGCGAATTACAAAGAACTGGAAAATGCTTTTTGCTCCATGGTCCATAGTAGCTATTTATATCATCCTATTGAGATTACAACCGGATACAGGTACAGCCTTATTAATAATCGGTACTTGTGCTGTAGTTTCGTTTTGTAGTGGTTTTATTGTTAAGAGATTAATACTCCTATTCGTTGGTGGAATCGGATTACTATATCCATTAATTAGTATTTGTATCAGTTTAGGGATCGGATTAACAGATGTACAAGTTAATCGTTTTTTAGCTTTCCGAAATCCTTTTGACTATGCGCAAGGAATCGGATTTCAAATCGTAAATTCACTTATCGCTTTTGCTAATGGTGGGCTTACTGGAGTTGGATTAGGAAAAAGTATTCAAAAACTAGGTTATTTACCTGAGCCTCATACAGACTTTATTCTAGCTATAATCGGTGAAGAAACTGGTTTAATCGGAGTAATTGTAGTTATTTTATGTATATTCATAATTGTTTGGCGTGGATTGTTAATAGCTCATCAATCAAAGGATTCTTTTGATTCTTTATTAGCTACAGGGATTAGTGCAATCATCGTCATTCAATCATTTGTAAATATTGGAGGAGTTACTTCGTTAATTCCACTTACGGGTGTTCCGTTACCTTTTGTTAGTTATGGAGGAACTTCTTTAATCGTTATGCTTTCTATGGTTGGTATTTTAATGAATATTTCAATACGAAATAAGATTCATAAAGAAACTTTATAA
- a CDS encoding YlaN family protein → MRSDAVTDYKDKAFELLKKDAEKILKLINVQLDHLTMPQCPLYEEVLDTQMFGLSREIDFASRLGLIEAEQGRELLSELERQLSALHEAFTDQKNK, encoded by the coding sequence TTGAGGTCTGATGCTGTAACAGATTACAAAGATAAAGCATTTGAATTATTAAAAAAAGATGCTGAAAAAATATTAAAATTAATAAATGTGCAACTTGATCATTTAACGATGCCACAATGCCCTCTATATGAAGAGGTTTTAGATACTCAAATGTTTGGATTATCAAGGGAGATTGATTTTGCTTCTCGTTTAGGTTTAATTGAAGCAGAACAAGGTAGAGAACTTCTTTCTGAACTTGAGCGTCAACTATCTGCTCTACATGAAGCGTTTACAGATCAAAAGAATAAATAA
- a CDS encoding aminotransferase class I/II-fold pyridoxal phosphate-dependent enzyme → MKQIETPLFSSLLEHAKKNPIQFHIPGHKKGNGMDPTFREFIGDNALSIDLINIAPLDDLHHPKGKIKQAQDLAAKAFGADHTFFSVQGTSGAIMTMVMSVCGPGDKIIVPRNVHKSVLSAIIFSGATPIFVHPEIDSELGISHGITTNAVKEAILNNPDAKAVLVINPTYFGFVADLKSIVELAHSHGLAVLVDEAHGVHIHFHNELPISAMQAGADMAATSVHKLGGSMTQSSILNVREGIVNVHRVQSVLSMLTTTSTSYLLLASLDVARKRLATVGEELLTNTIRLANNARNKINSIDGLYCPGYDLVGKEATFNFDPTKILISVKKLGITGHDVEVWLRERFNIEVEMSDLYNVLCILTPGDSEEDIQQLIHALEVLVTEFDISERNTNLNVEIPTIPNLAVSPREAFYSETESVPLEDSVGRIIAEFVMVYPPGIPIFLPGEEITLENLVYIKKNIEAGLPVQGPEDEDLLTLKVLK, encoded by the coding sequence ATGAAACAAATTGAAACGCCGTTATTTTCTTCTTTATTAGAACATGCAAAGAAGAACCCTATTCAATTCCATATTCCAGGACATAAAAAAGGAAATGGAATGGATCCAACATTTAGAGAGTTTATTGGTGATAATGCATTATCGATCGATTTAATCAATATTGCTCCTTTAGATGATCTACATCATCCAAAAGGTAAAATAAAACAAGCACAAGATCTTGCAGCAAAAGCTTTTGGTGCTGACCACACATTCTTTTCAGTTCAAGGCACAAGTGGAGCGATCATGACAATGGTGATGAGTGTTTGTGGACCTGGCGATAAAATTATTGTTCCAAGAAATGTTCACAAATCTGTTTTATCTGCAATCATTTTTTCAGGAGCTACACCAATTTTTGTTCATCCTGAAATTGATAGTGAATTAGGTATTTCACACGGTATTACGACAAATGCAGTGAAAGAGGCCATTTTAAATAATCCTGATGCAAAAGCAGTATTAGTCATTAATCCTACATACTTTGGATTTGTAGCAGACTTAAAAAGCATTGTTGAATTAGCACATTCACATGGCTTAGCCGTATTAGTTGACGAAGCGCATGGTGTACATATTCATTTCCATAACGAATTACCGATCTCTGCGATGCAAGCAGGGGCTGACATGGCTGCTACGAGCGTGCATAAGCTTGGTGGCTCTATGACTCAAAGTTCCATTTTAAATGTAAGAGAAGGCATTGTGAATGTCCACAGAGTACAATCTGTACTAAGTATGCTAACAACTACTTCAACATCTTATTTATTGCTTGCTTCACTAGATGTTGCAAGAAAGCGATTAGCAACTGTTGGTGAAGAATTACTTACGAATACTATAAGACTAGCAAATAATGCACGAAATAAAATAAATTCAATCGATGGTCTATATTGTCCTGGTTATGATTTAGTTGGTAAAGAGGCTACATTCAACTTTGATCCTACTAAAATATTAATCAGCGTAAAAAAACTGGGTATAACGGGCCATGATGTTGAAGTTTGGTTAAGAGAGCGATTTAATATTGAAGTTGAAATGTCAGATTTATATAATGTTCTTTGCATTTTAACACCAGGTGACAGTGAAGAAGATATTCAGCAATTAATTCATGCACTTGAAGTACTAGTAACTGAATTTGACATTTCTGAGCGTAATACAAATTTAAACGTTGAAATTCCAACGATTCCAAATTTAGCAGTCTCTCCTAGGGAGGCATTTTACTCCGAAACAGAATCTGTTCCACTTGAGGATTCTGTCGGTAGAATTATTGCAGAGTTTGTAATGGTTTATCCACCTGGAATTCCAATCTTTTTACCTGGTGAAGAAATTACACTTGAAAATCTAGTTTATATTAAAAAGAATATTGAAGCAGGATTACCTGTTCAAGGACCAGAAGACGAAGATTTATTAACGTTAAAAGTATTAAAATAA
- a CDS encoding PhoH family protein, which translates to MSKIYVLDTNVLLQDPLAIFSFEDNEVVVPAVVLEEVDSKKRYMDEVGRNARYVSKLIDSFRELGKLHESIPLENGGSFRIELNHRSFQQLQEIFVEKTNDNRILAVAKNLSLEEEAKESGKTVILVSKDTLVRVKADALNLLAEDYLSDRVVEVDHIYTGYLEYYINTDLLNKFYEKTELPVSDIANHPFYPNQFIVLKDALGGKSSALGVVDKTGTKIKKFVFSNEHIWGIRPRNAQQSMALELLLRDDIPLVTLIGKAGTGKTLLALAAGLMQSEDLQSYKKLLVARPIVPVGKDLGYLPGEKDEKLRPWMQPIYDNLEYLFNTKKPGELDAILAGMGSIEVEALTYIRGRSIPEQFIIIDEAQNLTRHEVKTILTRVGDKSKIVLMGDPEQIDHPYLDEYNNGLTYVVEKFKDQKISGHVKLIKGERSSIAQLAADIL; encoded by the coding sequence TTGAGTAAAATATATGTTCTCGACACCAATGTACTACTGCAAGACCCACTAGCAATCTTTTCATTTGAAGATAATGAAGTAGTTGTACCAGCTGTTGTATTAGAGGAAGTAGACTCAAAGAAGAGATATATGGATGAAGTTGGTCGTAATGCTAGGTATGTATCCAAACTAATTGATAGCTTTCGAGAACTAGGGAAATTACATGAAAGTATTCCTCTTGAAAACGGTGGTTCATTTAGAATTGAATTAAATCATCGCTCATTTCAACAATTGCAAGAGATCTTTGTTGAAAAAACGAACGATAATCGCATTTTAGCTGTTGCAAAAAACTTATCACTTGAAGAAGAAGCAAAAGAAAGCGGAAAAACAGTCATTTTAGTTAGTAAAGATACGTTAGTTCGCGTAAAAGCTGATGCATTAAATTTATTAGCTGAAGATTATTTAAGTGATCGAGTAGTAGAAGTCGATCATATTTATACCGGTTATCTAGAGTATTACATAAATACAGATTTATTAAACAAGTTTTACGAGAAAACTGAACTTCCTGTTTCAGATATAGCGAACCATCCATTTTATCCTAATCAATTCATCGTATTAAAGGATGCTCTCGGTGGTAAGAGCTCAGCTCTTGGAGTTGTAGATAAAACGGGGACAAAAATTAAGAAATTTGTTTTCTCTAATGAACATATTTGGGGCATAAGGCCAAGAAATGCACAACAGTCCATGGCGTTAGAATTACTACTTCGAGACGATATACCGTTAGTTACATTGATTGGAAAAGCAGGAACAGGAAAAACTTTATTAGCTCTAGCAGCAGGTTTAATGCAAAGTGAGGACCTACAAAGCTATAAAAAGTTATTAGTTGCTAGACCGATTGTTCCAGTTGGAAAGGATCTTGGTTATTTACCAGGTGAAAAGGATGAAAAACTTCGTCCATGGATGCAACCGATTTATGACAATCTAGAATACTTATTCAATACGAAAAAACCAGGTGAACTTGATGCGATTTTAGCCGGAATGGGCTCTATTGAAGTAGAAGCTTTAACTTATATAAGAGGAAGAAGTATTCCAGAGCAATTTATTATTATAGATGAGGCACAAAATCTAACTAGGCATGAAGTAAAAACAATTTTAACCCGCGTTGGTGATAAGAGTAAAATTGTATTAATGGGGGATCCAGAACAAATTGATCATCCATATTTAGATGAATACAACAATGGATTAACTTATGTAGTTGAAAAATTTAAAGATCAAAAAATAAGTGGACATGTAAAATTAATAAAAGGCGAACGTTCATCAATTGCCCAACTTGCAGCGGATATATTGTAA
- a CDS encoding YlaH-like family protein: MEKAPKGFEFVITQLINITHDIHLSMWILYGLIVVLCIVVYHLGFAKKLSILKSLIIYVLLMIGCSFLTFLALRIPIVEALLASVFVLGVYKIRLHQSKKNNATT; this comes from the coding sequence TTGGAAAAAGCTCCAAAGGGATTTGAATTTGTGATAACACAGTTAATAAATATAACTCATGATATTCATCTTTCAATGTGGATATTATATGGTTTAATTGTTGTATTATGTATTGTGGTATATCATTTAGGTTTCGCAAAAAAATTAAGCATCCTTAAAAGTTTAATCATTTATGTTTTACTTATGATTGGATGTAGTTTCCTCACTTTCTTAGCTTTAAGAATACCAATCGTAGAAGCATTACTAGCAAGTGTTTTCGTTTTAGGAGTATATAAGATTCGTTTACATCAATCAAAAAAGAATAATGCTACTACATAA
- a CDS encoding inositol monophosphatase family protein, which translates to MNVDWKEIEQFARNLLQEAAENIKSSLYDSITINTKSNENDLVTNKDEEIEKFFCEKIKMKFPNHYLLGEEGKGDDLDQVTGVVWILDPIDGTMNFVHQKRNFMISLGIYENGIGKMGFIMDVIHNELYFAKKGEGAYLNDLELTPLKSVVLEEAIVAVNAIWLTKNRYLNHEKLSNLVRKVRGSRSYGSAAMEMVYVAMGRIDAYITPRLSPWDFAAGKIIVEELGGICTTLKNESLSILKKSSVLVSNASIHNELLTDYIEFLQK; encoded by the coding sequence ATGAATGTAGACTGGAAAGAAATTGAACAATTCGCGAGGAATTTGCTTCAAGAGGCAGCTGAAAATATTAAAAGCTCTTTATACGACTCCATAACAATCAATACTAAATCAAACGAAAATGACTTAGTAACAAATAAAGATGAAGAAATTGAAAAATTCTTTTGTGAAAAAATAAAAATGAAATTTCCAAATCATTACTTACTAGGTGAAGAAGGTAAAGGCGATGATTTGGATCAAGTAACTGGGGTTGTGTGGATTCTTGATCCAATCGATGGAACGATGAATTTTGTTCACCAAAAACGTAATTTTATGATTTCTTTAGGTATTTATGAAAATGGAATCGGTAAAATGGGTTTTATAATGGATGTAATACATAATGAACTATATTTTGCTAAAAAAGGTGAAGGAGCTTATTTAAATGATCTTGAATTAACTCCTTTGAAAAGTGTAGTACTAGAAGAGGCTATTGTAGCTGTAAATGCTATTTGGTTAACCAAAAATCGTTATTTAAACCATGAAAAATTAAGTAATCTTGTTCGAAAAGTTAGAGGAAGTAGGTCATATGGTTCAGCAGCAATGGAAATGGTCTATGTGGCAATGGGAAGGATTGATGCATATATCACCCCAAGATTATCACCTTGGGACTTTGCCGCGGGTAAAATAATTGTTGAAGAACTAGGCGGAATATGCACTACGCTCAAAAATGAAAGCCTTTCAATTCTTAAAAAAAGCTCAGTGCTAGTAAGTAACGCCTCTATTCATAACGAATTACTCACTGATTATATCGAATTTCTACAAAAATAA